A genomic window from Lotus japonicus ecotype B-129 chromosome 1, LjGifu_v1.2 includes:
- the LOC130744294 gene encoding uncharacterized protein LOC130744294 isoform X2, with product MALKNKTFLLVLLLVLIPLSSGLAEGFRERVDHVHHSLYKGGMKMNSRKLFAHNFVLDYDEAGPNPKHTKRPGKGP from the exons ATGGCTCTCAAGAACAAGACTTTTCTGTTAGTTCTTCTCTTAGTCCTCATTCCTTTATCTTCAG GCTTGGCTGAAGGCTTCAGGGAAAGGGTGGATCATGTTCATCACTCACTTTACAAG GGTGGGATGAAGATGAACTCAAGGAAGCTATTTGCCCATAATTTTGTGTTGGACTATGATGAAGCAGGACCCAACCCAAAGCACACAAAGAGACCTGGCAAGGGCCCTTGA
- the LOC130744294 gene encoding uncharacterized protein LOC130744294 isoform X1 has product MALKNKTFLLVLLLVLIPLSSEHFFLLGLAEGFRERVDHVHHSLYKGGMKMNSRKLFAHNFVLDYDEAGPNPKHTKRPGKGP; this is encoded by the exons ATGGCTCTCAAGAACAAGACTTTTCTGTTAGTTCTTCTCTTAGTCCTCATTCCTTTATCTTCAG AACATTTTTTCCTTCTAGGCTTGGCTGAAGGCTTCAGGGAAAGGGTGGATCATGTTCATCACTCACTTTACAAG GGTGGGATGAAGATGAACTCAAGGAAGCTATTTGCCCATAATTTTGTGTTGGACTATGATGAAGCAGGACCCAACCCAAAGCACACAAAGAGACCTGGCAAGGGCCCTTGA